CGGCCGGCCGTCGCGCCGCGCTTGACGGCGATCGAGAAGTCGGCCCAGCTCTGGACCCGGAGGCGTTCCAGAACGGTCTTGTACTCGTCGAGAGGGTGGGCTGAGAGGTAGAAGCCAACAGCCTGGAACTCCCGGTGCAGCCTTTCGGATGGTTCCCAGAGGGCGACCGCCGGCAGCCGCAGCCTTTCGCGCGGGCCGGCGAGCGCCATGCCGAACATGTTGCCCTGTCCCGAATTCGCCTCCTCGGCCGCGCTGTGGGCGAGCCCCATCATCAGTTCCACCCCTGCAAACAGCTCGGCGCGGTCGCGCTGGAAGCAGTCGAGCGCGCCCGCCTGGATCAGGCTCTCCAGCACGCGCTTGCCGACGATGCGCGGGTCGATCCGCTCGCAGAAATCCTCGAGACTCTCGAACTGCTTCTCCTTGCGCTTCTCGACGATGTGGTCGACGGCGGCCTCACCCACGCCCTTGATGGCGGCGAGCGCGTAGTAGATCCGGTTCTCGCCCACTTCGAACGGCCGGAACGACGTCTTCACGGAGGGCGGCTGAACCTCGATGCCGAGCCTCAGCGCATCCTGGCGGAAGTCGGCGAGCTTGTCGGTGTTGTTCATGTCGAGCGTCATCGACGCGGCCAGGAATTCGACCGGGTAGTGCGCCTTCATGTAGGCGGTCTGGTAAGAGACGATGGCGTAGGCGGCGGCGTGCGACTTGTTGAATCCGTAGTCGGCGAACTTCGCCAGCAGGTCGAAGATGAAGTCGGACTGCTGCCTGGAAACGCCGCGCTCCACCGCGCCCTCGACGAAGCGGACGCGCTGCTTGTCCATCTCGGCGCGGATCTTCTTGCCCATGGCGCGGCGCAGCAGGTCGGCTTCGCCGAGCGAATAGCCCGACAGTTCCTGCGCGATCTGCATCACCTGCTCCTGGTAGACGATGACGCCCTGCGTCTCCTTCACCAGGTGGTCGATCTTGGGATGGATCGAGGCGATCTCCTCCTCGCCGTGCTTGCGGGCATTGTAGGTCGGGATGTTCTCCATCGGGCCGGGACGGTAGAGCGCGACCAGCGCGATGATGTCCTCGATGCGGTCGGGCTTCATGCCGATCAGCGCCTTGCGCATGCCCGCCGATTCCACCTGGAACACGCCGACCACCTCGCCGCGCGACAGCATCCTGTAGGTCTTCTCGTCGTCGAGCGGCAGCTTGGCGAGGTCGATGTCGATGCCGCGGCGGGCCACCAGCTTCACCGCCTTGTCGAGCACGGTCAGCGTCTTCAGGCCGAGGAAGTCGAACTTGACGAGGCCGGCATCCTCGACCTTCTTCATGTTGAACTGGGTGACCGGCATGTCCGATCGCGGATCGCGGTACATCGGGACGAGCTCGGACAGCGGCCGGTCGCCGATCACGATGCCCGCCGCATGCGTCGAGGCATGGCGGTAGAGGCCCTCGAGCTTCTGGGCGATGTCGAGCAGCTGTTCGACGATCGGCTCCTTCTCGACTTCCTCCTGGAAGCGCGGCTCCGCCGCGATGGCGTCGGCGAGCTTGACGGGGTTGGCGGGATTGGCCGGCACCATCTTGCAGAGCCGGTCGACCTGACCGTAGGGCATCTGCAGCACGCGTCCGACGTCGCGCAGCACGGCGCGGGCCTGCAGCGTACCGAAGGTGATGATCTGCGCCACCTGGTCGCGGCCGTAGCGCTCCTGCACGTAGCGGATCACCTCGTCGCGGCGGTCCTGGCAGAAGTCGATGTCGAAGTCGGGCATCGACACGCGGTCGGGGTTGAGGAAGCGCTCGAACAGCAGCGAGAAGCGCAGCGGGTCGACGTCGGTGATGGTGAGCGCATAGGCGACGAGCGAGCCGGCACCCGAGCCGCGGCCCGGACCGACGGGAATGTCGTGCGCCTTGGCCCACTTGATGAAGTCGGACACGATCAGGAAGTAGCCGGGATACTTCATGCGCTCGATGATGCCGAGTTCGTACT
The nucleotide sequence above comes from Aquibium microcysteis. Encoded proteins:
- the dnaE gene encoding DNA polymerase III subunit alpha yields the protein MADRPPRDPLKREAAAARAPAPAAVRTFVHLRVHSAYSLLEGALPLKKIVAHAVKDGAPAIAVADTSNLFGALEFAQYATKDGIQPIIACQLEVVFEGEAPQSARTGGRGNGGRERAAVVLIAATEAGYANLVRLVSRSYLETAAGEGPHVRDGWMAELAEGVICLTGGEGGPIGRPLKADRAALAEERLLGLRRIYGDRLYVELQRPRGYDRHVEAAAIELAYRHDLPLVATNEAFFPGREDYEAHDALIAIAEGTVIGDDNRRRLTPDNHLRTQAEMSALFADLPEAIDHTVEIAMRCSYYPKNRSPILPRFTSGSNDDPQAAERAESEELKRQAREGLAMRLATIGLSEGYTQEQYAERLEYELGIIERMKYPGYFLIVSDFIKWAKAHDIPVGPGRGSGAGSLVAYALTITDVDPLRFSLLFERFLNPDRVSMPDFDIDFCQDRRDEVIRYVQERYGRDQVAQIITFGTLQARAVLRDVGRVLQMPYGQVDRLCKMVPANPANPVKLADAIAAEPRFQEEVEKEPIVEQLLDIAQKLEGLYRHASTHAAGIVIGDRPLSELVPMYRDPRSDMPVTQFNMKKVEDAGLVKFDFLGLKTLTVLDKAVKLVARRGIDIDLAKLPLDDEKTYRMLSRGEVVGVFQVESAGMRKALIGMKPDRIEDIIALVALYRPGPMENIPTYNARKHGEEEIASIHPKIDHLVKETQGVIVYQEQVMQIAQELSGYSLGEADLLRRAMGKKIRAEMDKQRVRFVEGAVERGVSRQQSDFIFDLLAKFADYGFNKSHAAAYAIVSYQTAYMKAHYPVEFLAASMTLDMNNTDKLADFRQDALRLGIEVQPPSVKTSFRPFEVGENRIYYALAAIKGVGEAAVDHIVEKRKEKQFESLEDFCERIDPRIVGKRVLESLIQAGALDCFQRDRAELFAGVELMMGLAHSAAEEANSGQGNMFGMALAGPRERLRLPAVALWEPSERLHREFQAVGFYLSAHPLDEYKTVLERLRVQSWADFSIAVKRGATAGRLAGTVASKQERKTRTGNKMGVVIFSDTSGQFEAVMFSETLAQYRDMLEPGRSVVITVQAEDRPEGVNLRIQTVQSLEEEASRIKQALRVYLRDAAPLEAVATRLTQRGEGQVSLVVIKDGGKGEVEIELPERYRISPQIASAMRGLPGVVEVELVS